A single window of Thalassoroseus pseudoceratinae DNA harbors:
- a CDS encoding tetratricopeptide repeat protein, whose product MSLFCRSNVVATLIAGAVLTGAFSVQAADTVYLKGSGNERKTGTITSETATELVVTSGVGSLKKTYKIPANEVDRVDFEEEPLRLQIVRGNEGQGKLDDALAGYQEMLGEVKPDNEIVRTDIEFLIGRTLAKMAKADPSKIDEAITKLEAFQTAHPNSFRYFPATSWLADLYIAKGDGVKADATLSKLANSPWEDYKMSAKISQGRLLLKQNQIPQAQAQFQAVVDANATSDIEKARRFEAMLGLATTLQRQNQADAAAKMLTEVIDQAATDDTKTLAEAFLRKGDTLLASGKKKDALIAYLHVDVLFNQEKDLHAEALYRLSSLWNEVGKPERAADSRAQLGSLYGNSEWAKKLAGGS is encoded by the coding sequence ATGTCCCTGTTTTGTCGTTCAAACGTTGTTGCAACACTCATCGCCGGTGCGGTTCTTACCGGAGCGTTTTCGGTGCAAGCCGCCGATACCGTTTACCTCAAGGGGAGTGGCAACGAGAGGAAAACTGGCACAATCACCAGTGAAACTGCCACGGAGTTGGTGGTGACCAGTGGTGTGGGGAGCTTGAAGAAGACCTACAAGATCCCGGCGAACGAGGTCGACCGCGTGGACTTTGAAGAAGAACCATTGCGGTTGCAGATTGTGCGTGGGAACGAAGGCCAAGGCAAACTGGACGACGCGTTGGCGGGCTACCAGGAAATGCTCGGTGAAGTGAAGCCAGACAACGAAATTGTGCGGACGGATATCGAATTCCTCATCGGTCGCACATTGGCAAAGATGGCCAAGGCCGATCCTTCGAAAATCGACGAAGCGATCACGAAGCTCGAAGCGTTTCAGACCGCACACCCTAATAGTTTTCGCTACTTCCCGGCCACCTCGTGGTTGGCGGACTTGTACATCGCGAAAGGTGACGGCGTCAAAGCGGATGCAACACTGTCGAAACTCGCCAATTCTCCGTGGGAAGACTACAAGATGTCGGCGAAGATCTCGCAAGGACGGTTGTTGCTGAAGCAAAACCAAATCCCTCAAGCCCAGGCTCAGTTCCAAGCCGTTGTCGATGCAAATGCCACCTCCGATATCGAAAAGGCACGCCGATTCGAGGCAATGCTCGGGTTGGCGACAACATTGCAACGTCAGAACCAAGCTGACGCGGCTGCCAAGATGCTGACGGAAGTAATCGATCAAGCCGCAACCGACGACACCAAAACGCTCGCCGAAGCATTTCTTCGCAAAGGTGATACACTGCTGGCGAGTGGCAAGAAAAAGGACGCACTCATCGCGTACCTGCATGTCGACGTACTGTTCAACCAAGAGAAAGATTTGCACGCCGAGGCCTTGTATCGGCTGTCAAGTCTTTGGAACGAAGTTGGTAAGCCAGAGCGAGCCGCCGACTCTCGGGCTCAGTTGGGTTCTCTCTATGGCAATTCCGAATGGGCCAAGAAACTGGCTGGCGGCAGTTGA
- a CDS encoding MotA/TolQ/ExbB proton channel family protein translates to MSRISNAGATLSVSWSMLLCGALACGAFTATAFTPAAVYAQEEEEAADDGADAGGEEAADDAPAPKESFLSYAIRASGFFGLLLLILSFIMVALIMMNTLQVRRDNLMPAGFIDDFEQRLTQKDYQGAYETAKADDSFIARVLAAGLSKLNRGYEEAAEGMQEVGEEENMALEHRLSYLALIGTIAPMLGLMGTVYGMIQSFQTIATSKTSPKPSELAGGISTALFTTIEGLAVAIPAMVFYSLLRNRVQRLVLEVGMVSEGLMSRFSTVNKKPAAGAAAPAAAPAAPQE, encoded by the coding sequence TTGTCAAGAATTTCAAATGCGGGAGCCACTCTCAGCGTAAGTTGGTCGATGCTGCTTTGCGGCGCATTGGCTTGCGGTGCGTTCACGGCGACTGCGTTTACCCCGGCTGCCGTCTATGCTCAAGAGGAAGAAGAAGCCGCCGATGACGGAGCGGACGCTGGTGGCGAAGAAGCCGCCGACGATGCTCCGGCTCCGAAAGAGAGTTTCCTGAGCTACGCAATTCGCGCATCGGGTTTCTTCGGTCTGCTGTTGTTGATTCTGTCCTTCATTATGGTCGCCTTGATCATGATGAACACGTTGCAAGTTCGTCGGGACAACCTGATGCCCGCGGGTTTCATTGATGACTTTGAGCAACGTCTGACTCAAAAGGACTATCAAGGTGCTTACGAAACCGCGAAAGCTGACGATTCATTCATTGCTCGCGTGTTGGCGGCTGGTCTGAGCAAGCTCAACCGCGGATATGAAGAAGCCGCCGAAGGCATGCAAGAAGTCGGCGAAGAAGAGAACATGGCTCTTGAGCACCGTCTGAGCTATCTCGCGTTGATTGGGACCATTGCTCCGATGCTTGGTTTGATGGGAACCGTTTACGGGATGATTCAGTCATTCCAGACCATCGCGACCAGCAAGACCTCACCTAAACCAAGTGAATTGGCCGGTGGTATTTCGACGGCGTTGTTTACCACGATCGAAGGTCTCGCGGTGGCGATTCCGGCGATGGTTTTCTACAGCCTCTTGCGAAACCGAGTGCAACGGTTGGTTCTGGAAGTGGGTATGGTCAGCGAAGGTCTGATGAGCCGCTTCTCCACCGTGAACAAGAAGCCCGCCGCCGGAGCTGCCGCTCCCGCCGCTGCTCCAGCAGCACCGCAAGAGTAA
- a CDS encoding ExbD/TolR family protein, which yields MKFKKSTSTVPEVDMTPMIDIVFQLIAFFMVISNFEQTQADERVKLPKDQLAQPPQVKRDKEFVINFGYERNKKGEVIGAGTPLVFYAGEEMPVQQFRSPLKLEHANYAATGVDPKDVSVTIRADSQVPFGQVQELIKLCQEIGFTTFALKAQQKTL from the coding sequence ATGAAATTCAAGAAGTCCACCTCGACTGTTCCCGAAGTCGACATGACTCCCATGATTGATATCGTGTTCCAGTTGATCGCCTTCTTTATGGTGATCTCGAACTTCGAGCAAACTCAGGCAGACGAACGAGTGAAACTGCCGAAGGACCAGTTGGCCCAGCCGCCGCAAGTTAAACGCGACAAAGAGTTCGTCATTAACTTCGGTTATGAACGGAACAAAAAGGGCGAGGTCATCGGAGCGGGCACGCCTTTGGTGTTCTACGCGGGAGAGGAAATGCCCGTGCAACAATTCCGGTCGCCGTTGAAGCTGGAACACGCGAACTACGCCGCCACGGGTGTTGATCCCAAAGATGTGTCGGTGACGATCCGGGCGGACTCGCAAGTGCCGTTTGGTCAGGTGCAGGAATTAATCAAGCTCTGCCAGGAAATCGGCTTCACAACATTCGCCCTCAAAGCTCAGCAGAAGACGCTTTAA
- a CDS encoding ExbD/TolR family protein, producing MKFRNSREAAKIEPQMAPMIDVVFQLLIFFMLTLKIVEPEGDFSINMPVAAQASNAVPEQNLPPLKVQLLAQGNGELQSLRYNNSDLGTGPAAFERLNGLILKAIGRPGNPLTEEQEVEIEADYNLNYEYVISAVGAVSGRMQKTSDGKTKMIRYIQNINFAPARNKPGA from the coding sequence ATGAAATTCCGCAACTCTCGCGAAGCCGCCAAGATCGAGCCACAAATGGCTCCGATGATCGATGTCGTGTTTCAGCTGCTGATCTTCTTCATGTTGACCCTCAAAATCGTCGAGCCGGAAGGCGATTTCAGCATCAATATGCCCGTCGCTGCTCAGGCGTCCAATGCGGTCCCCGAGCAAAACTTGCCGCCGCTGAAGGTTCAGTTGTTAGCGCAAGGCAACGGCGAGTTGCAAAGTCTGCGATATAACAACAGCGATTTGGGAACCGGGCCAGCCGCTTTCGAGCGTCTCAATGGGTTGATTCTCAAAGCGATTGGGCGACCGGGAAATCCGTTGACCGAGGAACAAGAAGTCGAGATCGAAGCTGACTACAATCTCAATTATGAGTACGTCATCAGTGCGGTCGGGGCAGTCAGCGGACGGATGCAGAAGACATCCGATGGCAAAACGAAGATGATTCGTTACATCCAAAACATCAACTTCGCCCCTGCCCGAAACAAACCAGGTGCGTAA
- a CDS encoding LutC/YkgG family protein encodes MSSRDEVLKRVRGQLVEAVSHPTLAGDWTTYPDPREQFAETLGGIGGVCVPVDNVSQIQDHLRELLAFTEGQKTVSLISGLDVGNVDPDTIDDPHDLEDIDFAVLPARLAVAENGAVWVSDETLKHRVLYFLPQHIALVVEGGHVVSNLHEAYAWLEANSPTAFSKQGFGAWIAGPSKTADIEQSLVIGAHGARSMTVYLLDQ; translated from the coding sequence ATGTCCAGCCGAGATGAAGTTTTAAAGCGGGTTCGCGGGCAGTTGGTGGAGGCGGTTTCGCATCCCACACTCGCCGGGGATTGGACAACCTATCCCGATCCGCGTGAGCAGTTTGCAGAAACATTGGGGGGAATCGGCGGAGTCTGTGTTCCCGTTGACAATGTCTCGCAGATCCAAGATCATTTGCGAGAACTGCTGGCCTTCACAGAAGGGCAAAAAACCGTCTCGCTGATCTCTGGGTTGGATGTGGGCAACGTCGACCCAGACACCATTGATGATCCCCACGATTTGGAAGACATCGACTTCGCCGTTCTGCCAGCTCGGTTAGCCGTCGCGGAAAACGGTGCCGTTTGGGTCAGTGACGAGACCTTGAAGCACCGTGTTCTGTACTTTCTTCCACAACATATTGCGTTGGTTGTGGAAGGTGGTCACGTCGTGAGCAATCTGCACGAAGCATATGCGTGGTTGGAAGCCAACTCCCCCACTGCATTCTCGAAGCAGGGATTTGGTGCCTGGATCGCCGGTCCGTCGAAAACAGCCGATATTGAGCAGTCACTCGTCATCGGAGCCCACGGCGCACGCTCGATGACGGTCTATCTGCTTGACCAGTAA
- a CDS encoding cysteine desulfurase family protein has protein sequence MPTTIYLDNNATTRPRPEVLEAMNEHWRASFANPGSHHALGRSARRALEDARETMASILQADTSEIIFTSGGTESTNLALLGFAQATSPGGILLTAGEHLASLECCRTLERDREFWLQFLDVDSNGRLQHDQLLNLDASDLRMATVILAHNETGVVQELRLLAEFCRERGVPLHVDAVQAVGKIPVSFAELGCTAMSLAAHKFHGPRGIGALLLRRGTKLPPLLRGGHQESEHRPGTEPVALAVGMAKALELWHGDQTTRTQHMQQRRDELQVGLLKSIPHAVVNGIGAERLPNTLNISFVGVDAEALLVNLDLAGICCSLGSTCASGSTMPNQALVAMGLSEDVYRSAIRFSVSFETTSEEIQLAIERISRIVERMLS, from the coding sequence ATGCCCACGACCATTTATCTGGATAACAACGCCACAACTCGCCCACGGCCCGAAGTGCTGGAGGCGATGAATGAACATTGGCGGGCGAGTTTTGCGAATCCGGGGAGTCATCACGCCCTGGGAAGAAGCGCAAGGCGAGCGTTGGAGGATGCCCGCGAGACGATGGCCTCGATCCTTCAAGCTGATACTAGTGAAATAATTTTCACCAGTGGTGGCACGGAATCGACGAATCTGGCGCTCTTGGGGTTTGCACAGGCGACATCGCCAGGGGGCATTCTGCTGACGGCCGGAGAACACTTGGCCAGTTTGGAGTGTTGCCGGACGTTGGAACGTGATCGCGAGTTCTGGTTGCAGTTTCTCGACGTCGACTCAAACGGCCGATTGCAACATGATCAGCTATTGAATTTGGATGCGTCGGACCTTCGGATGGCAACCGTCATTTTGGCTCATAACGAAACCGGCGTCGTGCAGGAGTTGCGACTGCTCGCCGAATTTTGCCGCGAACGTGGTGTGCCGTTGCATGTCGATGCGGTTCAGGCGGTTGGGAAAATCCCGGTATCGTTCGCGGAACTTGGCTGCACGGCGATGTCGTTGGCAGCTCACAAGTTCCATGGGCCCCGGGGAATTGGGGCGTTGCTACTTCGCCGAGGCACGAAATTGCCGCCGTTGCTTCGCGGGGGACATCAAGAAAGTGAGCATCGTCCCGGTACGGAACCCGTGGCGTTGGCGGTCGGGATGGCGAAGGCGTTGGAGTTGTGGCACGGCGATCAAACGACGCGAACGCAACACATGCAACAACGACGGGACGAACTCCAAGTGGGCCTTCTCAAATCGATTCCCCATGCGGTCGTAAATGGCATTGGAGCCGAGCGTCTGCCAAACACACTGAATATCTCGTTTGTCGGCGTCGATGCCGAAGCATTGTTGGTCAATCTCGATTTGGCCGGAATCTGCTGTTCTCTGGGCAGCACATGTGCGAGCGGCTCGACCATGCCGAATCAAGCTCTGGTTGCAATGGGGTTGTCGGAAGACGTGTACCGCTCGGCAATCCGGTTTTCCGTCAGCTTTGAGACGACCAGCGAGGAGATTCAACTCGCCATCGAACGAATCTCCCGAATCGTCGAACGTATGCTGAGTTAG
- a CDS encoding twin-arginine translocation signal domain-containing protein encodes MQSFDRREFLKRSAVGAAGMAWLPSQLSAAAHSQIPQGERAKQDESVTVLNPQGRVPLSFIIDDSTCLVNMGHFCTPQFAAAWPGRYNTPWQTWPREIPDAFVREFGEWCAENGVKGKYSIVPYPACVGWMDRELPGWSRKQLQDSLKLVRTLMVPNWDIHPEMITHTRVIDLKTGRPFEEISPATMENSYPREKKSIDELAAYLAYALRILKNCDLPCEGVTTPGGFGNFVKPELSQAVFEAVRDVYGTDLPHYFKYVVGNQETTAPQVEFASGLGTDDVRATVNVVAGTGDWFGGWDGDLEPDPDRYANEDASAGRLVELITRGEPAVFLCHWPGMYCHGSKTGFHAFQRVVTAVNKRFANDTLWMKVSEIGRYWAAKELTRIERQGEKLVFHAPFDCPNYTLEWNREVTGQPRVTEGDQVVKLREVYNPRDLKTGTWLRDAKTTTVCFALPKGQSSLTLS; translated from the coding sequence ATGCAGTCTTTCGATCGGCGTGAATTCTTGAAGCGGTCGGCGGTTGGAGCGGCTGGCATGGCTTGGTTGCCTTCGCAATTGTCGGCGGCTGCACACTCTCAGATTCCCCAGGGGGAGCGGGCGAAGCAAGATGAGTCCGTCACGGTGTTGAATCCGCAGGGCCGTGTGCCGTTGTCGTTCATCATTGACGACTCCACATGCCTGGTCAACATGGGACATTTTTGCACGCCCCAATTCGCCGCTGCATGGCCGGGACGTTACAACACGCCTTGGCAAACATGGCCACGCGAAATCCCCGATGCGTTCGTCCGGGAATTCGGAGAGTGGTGTGCGGAGAACGGCGTTAAAGGCAAATACAGTATCGTGCCGTACCCGGCGTGTGTGGGGTGGATGGATCGTGAGTTGCCAGGATGGTCACGAAAACAACTTCAAGACAGTCTGAAACTGGTCCGCACGCTGATGGTTCCGAACTGGGATATCCATCCGGAGATGATCACCCACACGCGAGTGATCGACCTCAAAACCGGACGGCCGTTCGAGGAAATCAGTCCCGCCACAATGGAGAACAGCTACCCTCGGGAGAAGAAAAGCATCGACGAACTCGCGGCGTATCTCGCGTATGCGTTGCGAATTCTCAAGAATTGTGATCTCCCCTGTGAAGGTGTCACGACGCCGGGCGGATTCGGGAATTTCGTTAAGCCGGAATTGTCGCAGGCCGTCTTCGAAGCTGTTCGAGATGTGTATGGGACCGACTTGCCACACTATTTCAAGTACGTGGTCGGCAATCAGGAAACCACGGCTCCGCAAGTTGAGTTTGCTTCCGGATTGGGCACCGACGACGTACGGGCAACTGTGAATGTCGTGGCTGGAACCGGGGATTGGTTCGGCGGTTGGGATGGCGATTTGGAACCAGATCCCGATCGGTATGCCAACGAAGATGCGTCTGCCGGTCGGTTGGTGGAATTGATCACGCGGGGCGAACCGGCGGTGTTTCTGTGTCATTGGCCGGGCATGTATTGCCACGGATCAAAAACCGGATTCCACGCGTTTCAACGGGTCGTGACGGCGGTCAATAAGCGTTTTGCGAACGACACGTTGTGGATGAAGGTCAGTGAAATCGGTCGGTACTGGGCCGCTAAAGAACTGACTCGGATTGAACGCCAGGGTGAGAAGCTTGTCTTCCACGCTCCGTTTGATTGTCCGAACTACACGCTAGAGTGGAATCGCGAAGTCACTGGGCAACCCCGTGTGACCGAGGGCGATCAGGTTGTGAAACTCCGTGAAGTTTACAACCCACGCGACCTGAAGACTGGGACGTGGCTGCGAGACGCGAAAACCACAACCGTGTGTTTCGCGCTCCCGAAAGGACAATCATCACTGACTTTGAGTTAG
- a CDS encoding ACT domain-containing protein encodes MPRRLIVTLTAANRVGILAAVSNALAELSGDLQEIRQTVVQKFFTMIIVADFPEHREPQVVLDHIRDVCRPYSVDVTLKDPLDEQLQNDAPQELARYWLTMRGHNEPEVMRRVSSRLAQDHIDICNMHAINTDQGDRFRFLMEIAVPANIDIDLLQADLMCLGEQGNMDGVAIQEIELDDSAIYQRTNMFMADLSAID; translated from the coding sequence ATGCCACGACGACTGATTGTCACACTGACTGCAGCCAACCGGGTCGGCATTTTAGCAGCTGTCTCAAACGCATTGGCGGAACTCAGCGGAGATCTTCAGGAAATCCGCCAAACCGTTGTGCAAAAGTTTTTCACGATGATCATCGTCGCCGACTTTCCCGAGCATCGGGAACCACAAGTCGTGCTGGATCATATCCGTGACGTCTGCCGGCCGTATTCTGTCGATGTGACGTTGAAAGATCCGCTGGATGAGCAGTTGCAAAACGATGCTCCGCAGGAACTTGCTCGCTACTGGCTGACAATGCGGGGGCACAACGAACCCGAAGTCATGCGGCGGGTCTCCTCGCGATTGGCACAAGATCACATCGATATTTGCAACATGCATGCGATTAATACCGATCAAGGCGACCGGTTCCGTTTCCTCATGGAAATCGCCGTGCCCGCAAACATCGATATCGACTTACTGCAAGCCGATTTGATGTGTCTTGGCGAGCAAGGCAACATGGACGGTGTCGCCATTCAAGAAATTGAATTGGATGACTCGGCGATCTATCAACGAACAAACATGTTCATGGCCGACCTATCCGCCATTGACTAG
- a CDS encoding AI-2E family transporter — protein MSNQTPAESSNSGKSTTIQWTSLAIITTLIVVIGVLFFQVVAPFLLSLFLAGVLAVICQPLYRRLCRRFQGRNRFAAGVSTGIVLLVVLIPVVMTVFLLSIKLGNFVSGAIRDESFLEWSRMVEREIDGERVASRLNSLFGTNWNALQIEREVERALQTAAKWLSRQTSGILGTAIGFMGALVAALVQMTIFIIAFYYFLADGDAFRSAAEKLIPLQKNQQDQLITKFNTTTRAIAAGTFLAAIVQGFAAAVMVATFGFRPFYLIFPLATLCSLIPLFGTALVWGPCVLWLFLDGNVWQAVVMWVLGVAIVGSMDNLVRVFVLQSNAKLHPLLGFVCVLGGIQAMGLWGVFIGPLLASILHALIQMFNTELQVLTIPTESRGGG, from the coding sequence GTGTCCAATCAAACACCGGCCGAAAGCTCGAATTCAGGAAAGTCCACGACCATCCAGTGGACGTCGTTGGCCATCATCACGACGTTGATTGTCGTGATCGGCGTCCTGTTTTTTCAGGTCGTGGCCCCGTTTCTACTCTCTTTGTTTCTGGCCGGCGTGTTGGCCGTCATTTGCCAGCCTCTGTACCGGCGTCTTTGTCGGCGATTTCAGGGCCGAAATCGGTTTGCGGCGGGGGTTTCGACCGGAATCGTCCTGTTGGTCGTCTTGATTCCGGTCGTCATGACGGTGTTTTTGTTGTCCATCAAACTCGGCAACTTCGTTTCCGGGGCCATCCGTGACGAATCCTTTCTGGAGTGGTCACGAATGGTGGAACGAGAAATTGACGGCGAACGTGTGGCCAGCCGACTGAATTCGCTGTTCGGGACAAATTGGAACGCGTTGCAAATCGAACGGGAAGTGGAACGAGCGTTGCAAACCGCTGCGAAATGGCTTTCTCGTCAGACATCGGGAATTCTCGGAACCGCAATTGGGTTTATGGGCGCACTCGTGGCGGCTCTCGTTCAGATGACCATTTTTATTATCGCCTTCTACTACTTTCTGGCCGATGGCGACGCCTTCCGATCGGCAGCCGAGAAGCTGATCCCGCTCCAAAAGAATCAGCAGGATCAGTTGATCACGAAGTTCAACACCACCACCCGAGCCATCGCCGCTGGCACATTCCTTGCGGCTATTGTTCAAGGCTTTGCCGCCGCAGTGATGGTGGCCACGTTCGGCTTCCGTCCATTCTATCTGATATTTCCGCTGGCCACGTTATGCTCGCTGATCCCGCTTTTCGGCACGGCTCTTGTTTGGGGCCCTTGTGTATTGTGGTTGTTTCTCGACGGCAATGTTTGGCAGGCGGTCGTCATGTGGGTGCTCGGCGTCGCGATTGTGGGGTCGATGGACAATCTCGTTCGCGTGTTCGTGTTGCAATCCAACGCCAAGCTGCATCCCTTACTTGGGTTCGTCTGCGTACTCGGCGGAATTCAAGCCATGGGGCTTTGGGGCGTGTTCATTGGGCCATTGTTGGCGTCGATCTTGCACGCCTTAATTCAAATGTTCAACACAGAATTGCAAGTCCTGACGATTCCCACAGAGTCAAGAGGCGGCGGTTGA
- a CDS encoding serine hydrolase codes for MTFIRPTHTLVCGLLCVLLTSHQNNAVADDAVGADLLLKGGTIHTGDGQPGQLGDVAISDGKIVAVGEFQAGLIKRTVDCTGYIVSPGFIDLHSHSDGPIVRKETRLAANFLTQGCTTALTGNCGSGPVDVGEFYETVDEYGAGINIAHLLPQGSLRRKVLGSERRAATADEMHEMTSLTKKAMEDGAWGMSTGLIYVPSSYADTKELIQTARVVAKHGGIYVSHIRGEGTGLLAAVDEAIKIGQEAELPVHVSHFKSSGKNSWGLVRVAIDRIEELRAKGQQITADQYPYIASSTSLAATFLPAWARAGGSQKMLERLNNSDDSERIHRAIRRKLELTNQGELIQIARYRPKPQWAGMRISEIAADQKTAPFDLLIEMLQKDSGTKVVNFGISEEDVRYVMKRPWVATASDGSARIPSEEVPHPRNYGTFPRKIGHYSVQEQVIDLPHAIRSATGLPADILGLQDRGYLRVGYAADIAVWKKQELIDQATFKAPDRYSTGIRYLLVNGVPAIWDSNITGALAGKALRHSSNEREMPSVSSVVRKYFPIGSSGGLAVLVTKDGKVIHSRGYGTVRNNQRVTSRTQLSLASITKQYAAMCVAMLVEAGKLDLDEPVSTYLPDLDLPTNGRELLVRDLIRHTSGLANFIKQNEKESIAEFKKRHNLTWLSNTTHAQWLATTQLKRPPGTEYEYTNSGYVLLARLIEVTSGRPFHEFQKQRIFDVLEFKDSSDSTRFNGSGSMRTSLRDYAIWDQALWDKNEMLLSRQGFDMLFQRGTLDDGTPVDYGFGWKLTYEDDKLVTAEHGGWGSGTTAARNQIKRFIDDRITVAVFAQEHPEFGRKNEAGEKIREVIVDEIYKAVR; via the coding sequence ATGACATTCATTCGCCCCACCCACACGCTAGTCTGTGGACTACTATGTGTCTTGCTGACCTCTCACCAAAACAATGCGGTGGCTGATGACGCAGTCGGCGCCGATCTCCTGCTCAAGGGAGGAACAATCCACACCGGCGATGGTCAACCGGGCCAGCTTGGTGACGTTGCAATCTCTGATGGAAAGATCGTCGCTGTCGGAGAGTTCCAGGCCGGTCTGATCAAACGCACGGTTGACTGTACCGGCTATATCGTCTCACCAGGATTCATCGATCTTCACTCCCATAGCGATGGACCCATCGTCAGGAAAGAGACCCGGCTGGCGGCCAACTTTCTCACGCAAGGTTGCACAACGGCACTGACCGGGAACTGCGGAAGTGGACCTGTCGACGTGGGCGAGTTCTACGAAACAGTCGACGAGTACGGTGCCGGAATCAACATTGCTCATCTTTTGCCTCAAGGGTCACTTCGACGAAAAGTCTTAGGAAGCGAACGAAGAGCGGCCACGGCCGATGAAATGCACGAAATGACATCGCTAACAAAAAAGGCGATGGAAGACGGTGCGTGGGGTATGTCGACCGGGTTGATTTATGTGCCAAGTTCCTATGCCGACACAAAAGAACTCATCCAGACTGCTCGCGTGGTCGCCAAACATGGCGGGATATACGTCAGCCATATTCGCGGAGAAGGAACCGGGTTGCTCGCCGCCGTTGATGAAGCCATCAAGATCGGTCAAGAAGCGGAACTTCCAGTTCACGTCTCACACTTCAAGTCGTCTGGCAAAAATTCCTGGGGCCTGGTTCGTGTGGCCATTGATCGTATCGAAGAACTCAGAGCAAAAGGGCAGCAAATCACTGCGGATCAGTATCCGTATATCGCCTCAAGTACGTCACTGGCAGCGACGTTCCTACCTGCGTGGGCCCGAGCGGGAGGGTCGCAAAAAATGCTCGAACGTCTCAACAACAGCGACGATTCCGAAAGAATCCATCGTGCGATTCGCCGCAAACTGGAACTCACCAACCAAGGAGAGCTGATTCAGATCGCCCGCTATCGTCCGAAACCGCAATGGGCGGGAATGAGGATCAGTGAAATTGCAGCCGACCAAAAGACGGCTCCTTTTGATTTGCTAATCGAAATGCTTCAAAAGGACAGCGGCACGAAGGTCGTCAATTTCGGAATCAGTGAAGAGGATGTTCGCTATGTGATGAAACGTCCCTGGGTCGCGACAGCTTCGGATGGCTCGGCTCGCATTCCTAGCGAAGAGGTACCTCACCCAAGAAACTATGGCACCTTTCCTCGCAAGATCGGTCATTATTCAGTGCAAGAACAAGTGATCGATCTTCCGCATGCCATCCGGAGTGCAACAGGGCTTCCCGCCGACATTCTTGGACTGCAAGATCGTGGCTATCTTCGTGTCGGCTATGCAGCCGACATTGCAGTCTGGAAGAAGCAAGAATTGATTGATCAAGCCACCTTCAAAGCCCCTGATCGGTATTCAACGGGGATTCGGTATTTGCTCGTCAACGGTGTCCCGGCGATCTGGGACAGCAACATCACAGGCGCGTTGGCAGGAAAAGCCCTCCGGCATTCGAGCAACGAACGCGAAATGCCAAGCGTGAGCAGCGTAGTTCGGAAGTACTTTCCAATCGGGTCGTCCGGAGGACTTGCGGTGCTCGTCACCAAAGATGGCAAGGTGATTCATAGTCGCGGTTACGGCACAGTTCGGAACAATCAACGAGTCACCTCACGAACACAATTGTCGCTAGCTTCGATCACCAAACAATACGCCGCTATGTGCGTCGCGATGCTAGTCGAAGCGGGAAAGCTAGATCTTGATGAACCGGTTTCAACTTATCTCCCCGACCTAGACTTGCCGACGAACGGGCGAGAGCTGTTGGTCAGGGATCTCATCAGGCACACGAGTGGGCTTGCGAACTTCATCAAGCAGAACGAGAAGGAGTCGATTGCGGAGTTCAAGAAACGACACAACCTCACATGGCTGTCTAATACAACACATGCACAGTGGCTAGCAACAACGCAACTCAAAAGACCACCGGGTACCGAATACGAGTACACGAATTCCGGCTATGTCCTGTTAGCAAGACTCATTGAAGTCACTAGCGGCCGTCCATTTCACGAGTTTCAAAAGCAACGAATCTTTGATGTGTTAGAGTTCAAAGACTCCTCAGACAGCACTCGGTTCAACGGTTCAGGAAGCATGAGGACATCTCTTCGCGACTACGCGATTTGGGATCAAGCATTATGGGACAAAAATGAGATGTTACTCAGCAGACAGGGTTTCGACATGCTGTTTCAGCGAGGAACGCTTGATGACGGGACACCAGTCGACTACGGATTTGGATGGAAGCTAACTTATGAAGACGACAAATTAGTCACAGCAGAACATGGCGGCTGGGGAAGCGGAACCACTGCTGCCAGAAATCAAATCAAGCGATTCATTGACGATCGAATCACAGTCGCAGTCTTTGCACAAGAACATCCAGAGTTCGGCCGTAAAAACGAGGCGGGAGAAAAGATTCGAGAAGTAATAGTCGACGAAATCTACAAAGCTGTGCGTTAG